The DNA window CGTTCCGCGTGAGCCAGGTCGGGGCAGATCTCCGCCAGCATGGCGAAATAGTCCGACGTCTTGAACCGGTCGACCAGAAACAGTGCTTTCGCATCGCTCTGTTTCAGCACAAACCGCAACTCAAACGGCCGGTATGCCGGGTTCACCGTGACCAGCACCGCCCCGATCCGAGCGGTAGCAAACTGCAGCAGGACCCATTCCGGTTTGTTGGTCGCCCACACGGCCACATGGTCGCCCTTGCCCAGACCGATCCCGGCCAGACCGCAGGCCACGCGGTCGACTTCCTGTTGAAACTGTCGCCAGGTCCACCGTAAACCGAGGCCGGGGAAAACCAGCGCATCGCGATCCCCATATCGGGCGACCGTCCCGGCCAGCACCTGGCCAATGGTGAGTCCATCCACCCAGGGAGAAGTCGAATCCGCCATGGTTCGCTCCAGAAAAGGAGAGGTGAAAAGTGACGCCCTTGGAAGGGCCGTTGCAACTCTTCGAGTCTAACAGACCTGGCGCCTGGACGAAAATATAACTTCGCCAGAGAAGCGATTTCGTGCGGGACAGGTTTGCAACCTGTCATCGCTCCCAGCGACTGCATGGTGAACAAGCAGGTGAAAAACCTGCTCCACAAAAAGGAAACGACGGTCCGATCTCGTTTTCTGAAGATCGCCGAACCTGACGAGTTTCACCCCCTTGCATGGCGGGCGACATAACGATTTCTCTCCAATGCTTGCCGCCGCCCTGCGGGACCGATTACGATTGCAACCGGAACCTGGTGGAAATCGACCTGTGGGAGAAATGTTAATGCCTGTTGTGAAGGGCGCGCCGCCGATCATTTCCATTCGTGCTGTTGGCAAGCAGTACCCGGGCGTTCGCGCGCTTGACCAGATCTCGTTCGATGTTGCTCGCGGCGAGCTGCACTCGATCTGCGGTGAAAACGGCGCCGGGAAAAGTACGCTGATGAAGATTCTCTCCGGCGTGATCCCGGACTTCGAAGGCGAGCTTTTGGTCTGCGGAAGGACGGCGAACTTCCGCAGCGCCCGGGAGGCCGAGCAGGCCGGCGTCAGCATCATCCACCAGGAGTTGAACCTGGTCGAAGAGCTTTCCGCCGCCGCCAACATCTTTCTCGGCCGGGAGCTGCGCAACGGACTGGGGCTGCTGGCGCATCGTCAAATGGAAACGGCCGCCCGGGCCCTGCTGCGGGAGCTGGAGTGCGAGATTGATCCGACCGCCCTGGCCGGCTCGCTCCGCGTCGGCGATCAGCAACTGCTGGAGATCGCCAAGGCGCTGTCCCTGCAGAGCGAGATCCTCATCATGGATGAACCGACCAGCGCGCTCACCGAAACCGAAGTCGAGCGGCTGTATCGGGTGATCGAACGACTGCGCGAACGGGGCGTGACGATCCTGTACATCTCGCACAAGATGGACGAAGTCTTCCGCCTTTCGGATCGCATCACGGTGCTCCGCGACGGCCGGTGGGTGAGCACGTTGGAGCGGACCGAAACAACGCCCCGAGAGATCACACATCTGATGGTCGGACGCGAGATCGAATCGCTGCAGTTGTCCTCCCATCGGCAGGCGGGACCGACCGTGATGCAGGTGGATCATCTGTCCCTGCCCTGGCCGGGACATGCCCGCAAGTGGCGGTTGAAGGATGTCAGCTTCAGCCTGCGGCAAGGAGAAATTCTGGGCTTTGCCGGCTTGATGGGGGCCGGACGCACCGAGCTGTTTGAGTGCCTGTTTGGTGCGGCGGCCGACCGTTATGAAGGCCGCGTGCTGTTGAATGGTCAGGAAGTTCGCTTCCGTCATCCGGCCGAAGCCACCCAGGCGGGCGTCGCCCTGGTGACCGAGGATCGGAAGCGGCTGGGGCTGTTCTCGCAGATGAACGTACGGGAGAACATCACGCTTTGTACGCTCCGCCAGGCCACGCTGGGGCCGTTCCTGCTGGGGAGCAAGGAGCGGCAGATGGCGACCCTCATGGTCGACCAACTGGCGGTGAAAACGGCCGGCGTCTCCGCCGCCGTGACGAGCCTTTCCGGCGGCAACCAGCAGAAGTGCATCATCGGCCGCTGGCTGCTTACGCAACCCCGCGTGCTGCTGCTTGACGACCCCACCCGCGGCATCGATGTCGGCGCCAAGGCTGAACTCTATCGACTGATGAACCAGCTATGCGACGAAGGCATCTCCATCATGCTGACTTCCAGTGAGCTGCCCGAATTGCTCACCGTGGCCGACCGGATTCTGGTCCTGTGCGAAGGCCGTCTGACGGGCGAGTTCTCCCGCGCCGAAGCAACCGAGCAGAAAATCATGGAGGCCGCCACCGCCTGCGGCCCGCTCGCCGCCACGGAGCAAACGTGAGGTAACGAAGAGGCGGCGCCGCTTTTTACCGGTCGACGATTGCCGCTGCGATCTTCGACAGGACCTGCAGTTGCTCTTCATACCTTGTTTCTTCGGGGACGGAGGAACCGTCGCGGCCGCTGGGCAGCGAGACGGCTGTTTCCCAGCCGACGTAGATCAGGCTGCCCTTCCCCAGCGGCAACCGGAGCAGGGTCGCTTTGTCGGGACCGCCGATGATCTTTTCTCCCTGTGTCGCCTTCAGCGGTGACACGTTCCGGTCGTTGATCCAGTTGGGCGTACGGCCCTGCAGGTGACTGGTCCAGGCGTGTTTCGGCAGGAGCAGTTGCAGCGGGTCGGTCGACAGGCGTTGCGGTTTCTCGCCCGCATGTTCGACGAGGAAGTTCGTCCCCTCCGCCGTGGCGAATAAGGCCCGGCCGCCCCGGGTGAGCAGCAGCACGCCGCCGCCTTCGAGGTACGCTCGCACCCGTTTCAGATCGTCGGCCGAGAACTGGTGCGGCTCCATCTTCGCCCGGGCCAGATCGCCCGTGATGACCACGGCGTGGTACTGGGCGTATTCGGTCGTCGGCAGCCAGGTTTTTTCGAACTCCTCGACCGTGGCTCCCTGTCGTCGCAACACATACGACAACAGCGGCGCGTCGAATGCCGGATAACCTTCCACCATCGCCACCTTCACTTCGTTCCGGGCGGCAAAGCGTTCGCCCAGCACGGCCGGGTCCTGCAGCACAAAGCCGTCGGGCGACGGCGTGACAGACGGGGCATCGACCGCGACGCCATCGACGCGCATCCGGCCGTTGACGCCAACGTCCCAGGCCGTCGATCCCAGCGGAAAGGCGCCGATGTCGGGACGTCCCGCATCCTGGCTGCGGAGCGGATCTTCCCAGTCGCTGGCCAGGGGAACGCCCGCGTCGATCGCCGGACTCTTGTCCGTCAGCCGCGGATCACACGGCGTGTTCGGAGGATCAAACAGGGAGAAGTGGACGAAGAGCGGATCGAAGACCAGGTCGTGCGAGGTCCAGCCAGCCGGATACCAGACTTTGCTGGCCTCGAACGCGGCCGACCGGCGAAAGCGTCCCAGCAAGACTTCGGCCGACGTTGGCGCGCCGTAACACCACTGCAGATTGCCGTCGGCCTGAAAGTCAATCGGCAACGGGACCTTCGAGAGAAGGCCCGGCGGCTTTGCGTCAGGCGGGGGATTGATCAGGCTGGGGCGGGGCGGTTTCTCTGGATCGAGCAGATCGGCGAGCGGATCGTCTGGTTCTTCCGGTACGGCAGGCGGCGGATTCTTGTCGACAGGAGGAATCACTGGCGGCAGGACTCCGCCCAGCGAACCGACTTCCTGGACGAGCAGGTTATTCAGGACGCGCCTCTTGGAGCCTGGCCCCAGGTGCCCGCCCAGGCCGCCGCAGTAGTAATTGCGAAAGGGACCCTCATGCTGCAGGATCGTGTTCTGGTAGATCGCCATCGGCTCCCACAGCGGGCCGCCATGATCGCCGGCTAGCCGGCCGAACGTACCGATATCGATCGCTTCTTTGATTGGCTGCTGGTACATCACCGGGCTGCGGAGGTCGAACAGGTTTCGATAAATGCTGACGCCAGCGCCGGTCTGGTAACCGTGTTCGGTCATCCGCTGCCGGCCGTGCCCCACGCCGAACGCAAACACGGTCAGACAGCGGGCGAACCGGTTCTGGTAAATTCGCACATTCCCGCCGGGCGTTGTGCCGTCGTACGCGGTGGTCGCCGTGAGAAAGATCCCGTCGTCGCTGACGTTATCGACCAGGTTATGGTGAAAGCGGACGTTCCTCACATTTCCAATGAACACGCCGTCGACACAGTCGGTGAACTCGCTATGCGCCAGTTCAAAATCGTGATTATCGGAACCGGTTGGCGCCCAACTGCTGGCCGAGAAGATCCGGGCTTCAATCGCGCGATACTTGAGACTCCCACGGTAGGTCCAGGGCGCCGCGATCCCTCGCAAAGCACAGTTCCACAACCGCAGGCCGGCCGAATCCACCACGCCCATCGCCGCCTGGCCGCCATACGAAGTGACGCCGTCGAACGTGATATTGGTGCAGCGGGAGACCGACACGGTCGCCGACCGGGAACCGCGTACGACCAGGTCCTGCAGCTGGACGAACCGCGCGCCCTGGAGGGACAAGGGCGATCCGCCCGCCATGCCGGCGACAATCAACGGCAAGCGGCGAGGGTCGGTTTCGCCGCGATAATTATCCGATTTGAGCGCCAGTTGCGTGGTGTGATCCAGCCGTACATGAATGTGGCCTGTTTCCGCATCGTAAAACAAACCGGGCCCGCAATAGATGCCGCTGCCGGCTTCCGTTTTGCCGGCTTCGATTGCGGAGAAGTACTCGTTGTCCGACCGCAGATCGGTCAGGAACCGGTAGCCATGCAGCGGGACCATCGAATCCGCGAACGCCCCCAGCAGGTTCGTGGTGTCGGCCCGTGCGCCCAGGTTCGGGTAAGCACGCACGGAGCGGTACTCATGCGGGGCGCCATCGGCAACCGGGGTCCAGGCGTTTTCGGGCTGCAGCAGGAACTCCGGCAAGCCGCCGTCGATGATGGCCAGTTCGCCAGGCGCCGACCGGAGGGTGATCGGCTGCTCCGCTGTGCCCTGGGCTTCGCAGACGACGTGTTCATGGTAGACGCCGCCGCGCAGCAGGAGCGTCTGGCCGGGCTGCAGCTGGCGGATGGCGAAGGTAATCGTCCGCCAGGGCTGAGCCTGCTCGCCCGAGGCGGAGTCGTCGCCGGTGGGAGAAACGTACCGCAGGTCGCCCGACGGCAACGGCCGGCGGGAAGGGACAGGCAAGGGTCGCTGCGGCGGGTGCGACGGGAACTCGACCGCCCTGCCGGGCACAGCGACCAGCAAGGCCGCCGCGAAACAGATCGATAGACAGGACAGAGAGAGGTTTCGGCTCGCCAGCATCATCGTACTTCCTCAAAAAACGGTCGGGCCAGCAGCGACGCAGGCCCGTCAAAGACCGATCCGTCGCGCCAAAAAGCCACCGCGGGAAGCGATGAGTTTAGACAATGGAACAAGCCAAAGATAGCTTTTGCGCCGTCGGTATCAGGACGACCCTCCCGCACGCCCACGACGCCGTTTCGACCCAGCAGCGTTCCGCTATACCGATTCGGAAACGCGGGGGCGGTTGTCCCAGGCGCTGAGGATCAGCATTTCGGGCGACCACTTCTTTTTTGCCGCCTCGCGCTGCAGCTGGGAGAGCGAAAGCAGGGCTTCGGCCGCTTTGACTTTACCGCGGTAAGTCCGCGGCTCCTTGCGGGTGTCGCAGCCTAATCGAAAGCAGTGGCGCCCACTGGGCTCCTTCATACCGACAATCTCGCCGATCCGTTTTCGGCGATAGAACACGCCCCAGCCTTCCGCCTCTTCTTGAAACTCAAATCCGCCTTCTTTAACTTTCATGCAATTTGCTCCGATGAGAACGACCCGCTCTTGCCACGGGACGCGATCCTCCAGAAAGGACGCAGCCAACGGCTGCCGCTTCCCCTGTTATAATGTCTGAAACGTGTCACTGCGACAGGGAGTGGTCCAAGGGCGCGATCCAAACCGTCCCCGCAGAAATCGCCGGGCCAATCGCGGCGATGTCGGTTTGACCTGCTGGCAGCGCCGGGCGACAATGGCGGATGCCTTCTGTCCCCCCTCCTTTCCGCCGCCTTCCGCCGATGCCTGACCGGATTTACCTGGACAACGCCGCCACCAGCTGGCCCAAACCCGAAGCCGTTTACCATGCGGCCGATCATTTCCTGCGGGAACTCGGCGCGCCGGCCGGACGCGGGGCGTATCGTGAAGCGGGCGAGTCAGAGCGGTTATTGCGGGACACACGCAGCCGCCTGGCGAAACTCCTGGGAGCGGCCGGGCCGGAACGGATTATCTGGACGCTCAATGGCACCGACGCTTTGAACCTGGCCCTGCATGGGCTGCTCGCGGGCGGCGGTCATGTGGTGACGAGCGTGGCCGAGCACAACTCGGTGCTTCGCCCTTTGCACGCTCTGGCGGAAACCGCTGGCGTGGAGTTCGACTGTGCGCCGGTCGATGCGGAAGGACGGGTCGACCCGGACGATATCCGCGCGGCGATTCGACCAGATACAAAGCTCGTCGTCCTCACCCAGGCGTCGAATGTGACGGGCGCCGTGCAGCCGTGCGCCGAAGTCGGCCGTATCGCGCGTGAGCAGGGCGTGCTGTTCGTGGTCGATGCGGCCCAGTCGCTGGGCCGGATGCCAGTCGACGTCGGCCAGCTGTCGGCCGATCTGGTCGCCGCGCCGGGACACAAGGGACTGTTCGGTCCGCTGGGCACGGGCTTTTTATATGTTGGCCCCGGCGTCGAATCGCAGCTAGCCAGCGTTCGCCAGGGCGGCACGGGTACGCACTCTGACGAGGATCGCCAGCCGACCGAACTGCCGGAAAAGTATGAGTCGGGCAACCTGAATATGGCGGGCATCGCGGGGCTGCACGCGGGGCTCGTCTATCTGCAGGAACGCGGGATCGACGCAATCGAACAGCATGAACGGGCCTTGATCGAACGGCTGTTGGACGGCCTGACGGCGATCGAAGGGGTGACCTTGTACGGGCCGCCCGCGGATGGGCCACGGGTGGCGGTCGTCAGTTTTAACCTGGCCGGTTATGACTCTCGCGAAGTCGCGGGCATGCTCGACAGTGCTTACTCCCTGCAGTGTCGGGCCGGTATCCACTGCGCTCCGCGGATGCACGGGGCGCTCGGTACGCTATCAACCGGCGGGGCCGTACGTTTCTCGCCGGGACTGTTCAATACGATCGAGCAGATCGACACGGCTGTCGCCGCGGTCGCCGAACTGGCTGACAGCAGTTTTTAATCGCTACTCGTCGTCTGTGCGACCCGAGAGAAAGGAACACACGTGCATCGTCGTCATTTTCTTCAGGCGGCCGGCGCAGCCAGCATCAGCAGCCTGGCCCTGGCTCCGCGGTCGATCGCGGTTGCGGCGGAAGCCAAACACGCCGCCGGCACAGGCAGCTCTTTTGATCCTTCACGCACCTGGCATTTTTTCGATCGCTGGCCGTTCGATCAACTCGACAATCTGCAGCTGCGCCAGGGAGAGCCGGTGTGGCAGCGGGACGCGGTTTACCAGGAGCCGTTCATCGGTTCGCTGTCCGCCTGGCCGACCGTGTACCGCGATGAGGCTTCCGGCCGCTGGCGGATGCTCTACTCGGCCGACTGGAAGCCGTACGCGCTGATGGTCGCCGACAGTCCCGACGGCCGCAACTGGAGTCCCCTGCCGCAGCCCGACATCCAGCCGGCTGGCGGCAAAAAGGCGCCGCATCATCTGTTTACGCTGCCCGGCGGCAGCGGAGGCGGCGTGTACCGCGATCCGCAAGCGCTTACGGAAGCGGGCGACGGGTTTCCCTTCAAAGCGTACGTCCATCAGCAGGGATCGCCGGTGGTTGAGCGGGCGCTGGCAGACCCGCGGCATCGCTGGCATGAAGCAGCGAAACGCGACCCGAAAGCGCGTTATTTCAACCAGGAGCTCACGCTGGTATCCCGCGATGGCCTGCACTGGGAGTCACGCTACGATCTGTGCTGGTCGATGCCGGACTGGCACCCGGAACCGCCCCTGTTTGGCTACTATAATCAACGGCAGAAGCGACACATGATGACCGTTCGTCCCGGCTGGGGCGACCGCCGGGTGTGCCTGCAGTCGACGACCGACTTTCGCGACTGGTCAGGGCCGGAACTGCTACTGCAGCCTGACCTGCTTGATACGGAACTGATCGAACATTACGGTATGCCGGTTTTTCCGTATGGCGATGGGTACGTCGGCCTGCTCTGGATTTTCCATTGCCACTCCACCGCTCCGGTCCGCGGGTTCAATCGGTTTGTCGGACCGATCGATTGCCAGCTGGCTTTGAGCCGCGACGGGAGTCGGTTCACGCGCGGCCTGCGCGAACCGTTCGTGCCGGTGAACGGGCAGGGCGAACCGGGTTGCGGGGCGATCCAGCCTTCCTGTCTGGTGGAGACTGAGGAAGAGATCCGTATCTATTCCGCGGCGACAAAACTGCAGCACGGCAAAGGCAGCGAAGCCCGTTCTCGCGGCATGACCGACAACGCCTCGATCCTGCTGCACACGCTTCGCAAGGACGGCCTGATGCACCTTCGCAACCAGGGCGACTGGGGCCGCTTCCTGACCAAACCGCTCACGCTGTTGTCGCCGCAACTCACCATGAACGCGGCGGCCCTGCTGGGCGAGGTGCAATACCAGCTGACCGATCTCGATGGGAAACCGGTGGCCGGCTTCACGTTGGAGGAGTGCGCGCCCCTGGCCAGCGACGAGGCTCTTGCCTTTCCGCTGCGCTGGAAGACGGGCCGGCTGGAGGATCTGCTGGGCCGCATCGTCCGGCTGGAAGTTCGCCTGCGGCAGGCGGATCTGTTCGCCTTTCGCGGGAACTTCCACTTCCTCGACGCCCAGGACCGCTGGCTGCTGGAAGACGGCCAGCCGATCGTTACCGACGGTTGATCGTCAGTCGTTAAAGCAGTTCCGAGATCGGTTCGCCATAGGGCAGGATTGGCATGGGGCGGCCGGCCATGTTGGGGAAGGACTGCGTGTAGTCGATTCCCAGATGGCGATAGACGGTGGCCCAGAGATCGTTCGGCGTGAGCGGCCGATCCTGCGGGTGTTCCCCTTTGGCGTTGGTCGAGCCAATCACCTGACCGGTGCGCATGCCGCCGCCGGCGACCAGCATCGACATCGCCTGCGGCCAGTGGTCCCGGCCGGGCTGCATCACGCCGGAACGGGAGCCGACGCCGTACGAAATGCGGGGCGTGCGGCCGAATTCGCCCGTCACGACCAGCAGCACGCGCTTGTCCAGGCCGCGGTTGTACAGGTCTTCCACCAGCGCCGTGATCGCCTGGTCGTAGATCGGCAGGCGGACCAGGGCGTCGTTGAAGATATGCCCGTTCACGGCGTGCGAGTCCCAGTTAAAGACGCCGTCTTTCGGGTAACGGATCGGCGACACGTGGGCGTTCTCCATCACGACCGTGACAAAGCTGCTGCCGGCTTCAACCAGCCGGCGAGCCAGCAGGGCGCGAAAGCCCCAGGCGTGCCGGCCGTAGCGGTCTTTCAGTTCATCCGACTCCTGCGACAGGTCAAACGCGTTCCGCATTTGCGGGCTCAGCAGCAGGTCGATCGCTTCGGCGCTGTACTTGTCCATCGCGTCGAGGGCGCCTGTGTTGTCGACCTGTCGCCGCATGCGATCAAGGCTACTGAGCAGTTGGGCTCGATCCTCCAGCCGCAGGGCGACGCTTTCTTCCATCGCCAGATCCTGGACCTTGAACTTCGCATCGGACGGATCGCCGGTGAAGGTGTACGGCGTGTAGGCCGATCCCAGGTAGGCTGCGCCAAAACTGAACGCGTCGACGTTGGCGTTGTTGCGGGAGGAGCCGCAAATATAGTTCGGCACGCCGGTCCGGCGGTTGGCTCGCACCTTGGCGACCACCGAGCCAGCCATCGGAAAGTCGTTGACGAATCCGGTCGGCTCCAGCGGATCACGGCCGGTCAGGAACCGCTTGTGGCCGCCGCCATGGTCAGAAAATTCATGGGCGACCGAGCGGATGATATTGTATTTGTCCGCGATCTGGGCGTGACGGGGCATCAGCTCGCAAACGTCGATGCCGGCGACGTTCGTCGCAATGGGACGGAACGGACCGCGATACTCGGCCGGGGCGTCCGGCTTCATATCGTACATCTCCATGTGCGGCGGCCCGCCCGGCAGCCAGACGAAAATGATGGCCGTATCGTCGTCTTTCCCAGCCGGCTGGCGAGCAGCCGCTTCCGCGCGCAATCGCAGCAGGTCCGCCAGTCCCAATCCACCCAGCCCCAGTGAGCCGGCAGTTAAAAAGGAACGGCGAGAAAGCGGGCCCGAACAGCGGGGAAAAGGTCGCGACATGGAAAGCATCCGCACAAGGATTCCCCCGGAAAGCCGCCAGGCTGTTTCCAGGGCTGAAAGTCCAAACCATTCGTAGTCAGTTTAACGCGCCCGTCGATCAGGCGAGGAGCGGGTGGGCGTTACGCATCAGTATACACCAATGCCTTGACATAAGGCTACGACAGCCGCCGGGCCAGGTCCAGAGGGAATCGGCAGGCGGAGTGAGTAAATTGCGGGGGAGTTTGGGCGGCCTGCTGCGGGTTCGCCAGGCGGTCCTTCGTGGTTTAGAATTCGACCATCCGGCTGGAGGGGAAAATGGATGGCCGCGCGAGCAACGCCGTCCTTTGCTTGCCGCCAGGCTGGAATCGCGAAACAAGGAGCAGGCAGATGTGGACGCGGGTTGTTGTGAACGGTTTCAACGTCATGGGTTTGACCCTCGTCCTGGGGCTGACATTGTTGTCCACTCTCATCATGACTTACGTGGATCCGGTGTCGTACCGTCTGGCCAGAGTGTTGATGCTTGGCGCCGTGATCCTGGTCATGATCTTGGATTTGTGGTGGCGATACCGGGAGGAACCGCGGTTCTCGAAGTGGCGATTTGTTTCGCCCCACACAGGCGGCTCGATACTGTTTATTCCAGTGTGGATTTTGCCGCTGGTATTTCTGGTGCTGGCCGTCTGCCTGGTGTTGACCAAACGTTAATGCATGGCGACTGTTATCGGGCGGCGTCGCCTGCCCCAAGCCTTCCCCAGCGAGTTGAGCGATGACTTTGTCGCTCCCTGATCGAATTCTCGGCTGCCTGCTGGGCGGCGCCCTGGGCGATGCGATCGGCGCGCACTATGAAGGCGACCCTCCGCCTGAGTCGTATACGATGCCGACCGATCTGCAGGTGACCGACGATACGCAGCTGACGCTGGCCACGTGTGAAGCGATCGTTGCAGTCGGCGAAGTGGAGCCCGCGTCGATTGCCGCGAGTTTCCTGCAGTGGTTTCGATCGCGGCGATTAAACGGCCTGGGCTCCAGCACGCTCAAGGCTCTGATTGAACTGGATGCAGGCGGCCACTGGGCGCTGGTCGGCGCGACGGGCGAACGCTCGGCCGGGAACGGAGCGGCGATGCGGATTGCTCCCCTGGCATTCTTTCTGGATCCGGAACTCGATGCGGATCGCCAGACCTTGCGGGACGTCTGCCGGATTACCCACCGGAACGACGAGGCGTACTGCGGGGCATTGGCCATCGTGAGCACGCTGCATCACGTGCTGTCGGGCGGCCGCCTGGACGAAGCCGTCTGGCCGATGCTGGCGGGATCGCTGCCTGACTCGCGGGTGCGTGATCGCGTGCTCACGTTTCTACCCGGGGCGATGACCGTGGCTGAGTATGCGGTGCGCTTCGGCGCGTCCGGCTATGTCGTGGATTCGGCGCCGCTGGCGATCCTGGCTGCGACCCAGGCGACCAGCCTGGAGCAGGCGTTCGAACAGCTGGTGCGATGCGGCGGCGATACCGATACGAATGCGTCCCTGCTGGGCCAGCTTTACGGAGCGGCCAACGGGGAAGGCGGACTGCCGCCAGCTGGCGTTGCACGGATCGATGCGGTCGAACAGGTCCGACAGACGGCCGCCAGTCTGGCTCGGGTTGCTGCTGCAGAATAGCCGTGTCGACGCGCCAGGAGATTCCCGCGGAAAAAACAGGCGAATTACTCGCCTCGGTGTGGGAGATAAGTACAATTGGGGAAATTGTATCCCTGCCCTATTCGACGAAGTGGCGACTAAAAACGGTCGCATTCCCCTCAGTTGACTTCGCCGCAGTTGTTTTGATTCCTTGTGGAGAGCATTGGTAATGCGTCGCTTTTTGAAGAGATTTTCCGCAATGCTCCCGCTGGGCGTTTGGCTATTCTGCGGCGCTCCCATGCTGGCGTCGGCGGCGGGACCGGCCGACAAAGCGGCGATCGTCGACCCCGAAGTCGCCCAGTCGGATGTCGACTTCCTTGACGCTGGCGAGTATCGCGGTTCGATTCGCGGACTGCACGGGCAAGCGATTCCCATTGGCCTGCAGGTTTCGGCCGAAGGGAACGGCGAATTCCGCGGCGCCCTGTTTCGCGGTGGTTTGCCGGGCAGCGGCTGGGACCGAGAGTTGCGTTCGGAATTGACAGGTTCTCGCTGGACCGGCCCGGATACTTCAGTGCGTTTGACCAGCGCGGACCACACGGGCCAGTTTGTCCTGGCCGGCGGCAAGTGCCAGGTGCTGGACGTCCAGGGCGAGCACCTGGGCGATTTACGCAAAGTCATTCGTCGCAGCCCTACCGAAGGCCTGCGTCCCGCCTCGGAGTCGGTGGTGCTGTTCGACGGCAGCCCGCATCATCTGGCATCGCCAGTGGTTGACGAGAATGGTCTGCTGGAAGTCGGTTTTACGACAGCAGAACCGTATAATGATTTTCGCATGCATGTGGAATTTCGTACGCCGTACATGCCGTTGGCGCGGGGCCAGTCACGCGGC is part of the Lignipirellula cremea genome and encodes:
- a CDS encoding sugar ABC transporter ATP-binding protein, with product MPVVKGAPPIISIRAVGKQYPGVRALDQISFDVARGELHSICGENGAGKSTLMKILSGVIPDFEGELLVCGRTANFRSAREAEQAGVSIIHQELNLVEELSAAANIFLGRELRNGLGLLAHRQMETAARALLRELECEIDPTALAGSLRVGDQQLLEIAKALSLQSEILIMDEPTSALTETEVERLYRVIERLRERGVTILYISHKMDEVFRLSDRITVLRDGRWVSTLERTETTPREITHLMVGREIESLQLSSHRQAGPTVMQVDHLSLPWPGHARKWRLKDVSFSLRQGEILGFAGLMGAGRTELFECLFGAAADRYEGRVLLNGQEVRFRHPAEATQAGVALVTEDRKRLGLFSQMNVRENITLCTLRQATLGPFLLGSKERQMATLMVDQLAVKTAGVSAAVTSLSGGNQQKCIIGRWLLTQPRVLLLDDPTRGIDVGAKAELYRLMNQLCDEGISIMLTSSELPELLTVADRILVLCEGRLTGEFSRAEATEQKIMEAATACGPLAATEQT
- a CDS encoding ADP-ribosylglycohydrolase family protein → MTLSLPDRILGCLLGGALGDAIGAHYEGDPPPESYTMPTDLQVTDDTQLTLATCEAIVAVGEVEPASIAASFLQWFRSRRLNGLGSSTLKALIELDAGGHWALVGATGERSAGNGAAMRIAPLAFFLDPELDADRQTLRDVCRITHRNDEAYCGALAIVSTLHHVLSGGRLDEAVWPMLAGSLPDSRVRDRVLTFLPGAMTVAEYAVRFGASGYVVDSAPLAILAATQATSLEQAFEQLVRCGGDTDTNASLLGQLYGAANGEGGLPPAGVARIDAVEQVRQTAASLARVAAAE
- a CDS encoding DUF1501 domain-containing protein; protein product: MSRPFPRCSGPLSRRSFLTAGSLGLGGLGLADLLRLRAEAAARQPAGKDDDTAIIFVWLPGGPPHMEMYDMKPDAPAEYRGPFRPIATNVAGIDVCELMPRHAQIADKYNIIRSVAHEFSDHGGGHKRFLTGRDPLEPTGFVNDFPMAGSVVAKVRANRRTGVPNYICGSSRNNANVDAFSFGAAYLGSAYTPYTFTGDPSDAKFKVQDLAMEESVALRLEDRAQLLSSLDRMRRQVDNTGALDAMDKYSAEAIDLLLSPQMRNAFDLSQESDELKDRYGRHAWGFRALLARRLVEAGSSFVTVVMENAHVSPIRYPKDGVFNWDSHAVNGHIFNDALVRLPIYDQAITALVEDLYNRGLDKRVLLVVTGEFGRTPRISYGVGSRSGVMQPGRDHWPQAMSMLVAGGGMRTGQVIGSTNAKGEHPQDRPLTPNDLWATVYRHLGIDYTQSFPNMAGRPMPILPYGEPISELL
- a CDS encoding aminotransferase class V-fold PLP-dependent enzyme, which encodes MPDRIYLDNAATSWPKPEAVYHAADHFLRELGAPAGRGAYREAGESERLLRDTRSRLAKLLGAAGPERIIWTLNGTDALNLALHGLLAGGGHVVTSVAEHNSVLRPLHALAETAGVEFDCAPVDAEGRVDPDDIRAAIRPDTKLVVLTQASNVTGAVQPCAEVGRIAREQGVLFVVDAAQSLGRMPVDVGQLSADLVAAPGHKGLFGPLGTGFLYVGPGVESQLASVRQGGTGTHSDEDRQPTELPEKYESGNLNMAGIAGLHAGLVYLQERGIDAIEQHERALIERLLDGLTAIEGVTLYGPPADGPRVAVVSFNLAGYDSREVAGMLDSAYSLQCRAGIHCAPRMHGALGTLSTGGAVRFSPGLFNTIEQIDTAVAAVAELADSSF
- a CDS encoding right-handed parallel beta-helix repeat-containing protein — protein: MMLASRNLSLSCLSICFAAALLVAVPGRAVEFPSHPPQRPLPVPSRRPLPSGDLRYVSPTGDDSASGEQAQPWRTITFAIRQLQPGQTLLLRGGVYHEHVVCEAQGTAEQPITLRSAPGELAIIDGGLPEFLLQPENAWTPVADGAPHEYRSVRAYPNLGARADTTNLLGAFADSMVPLHGYRFLTDLRSDNEYFSAIEAGKTEAGSGIYCGPGLFYDAETGHIHVRLDHTTQLALKSDNYRGETDPRRLPLIVAGMAGGSPLSLQGARFVQLQDLVVRGSRSATVSVSRCTNITFDGVTSYGGQAAMGVVDSAGLRLWNCALRGIAAPWTYRGSLKYRAIEARIFSASSWAPTGSDNHDFELAHSEFTDCVDGVFIGNVRNVRFHHNLVDNVSDDGIFLTATTAYDGTTPGGNVRIYQNRFARCLTVFAFGVGHGRQRMTEHGYQTGAGVSIYRNLFDLRSPVMYQQPIKEAIDIGTFGRLAGDHGGPLWEPMAIYQNTILQHEGPFRNYYCGGLGGHLGPGSKRRVLNNLLVQEVGSLGGVLPPVIPPVDKNPPPAVPEEPDDPLADLLDPEKPPRPSLINPPPDAKPPGLLSKVPLPIDFQADGNLQWCYGAPTSAEVLLGRFRRSAAFEASKVWYPAGWTSHDLVFDPLFVHFSLFDPPNTPCDPRLTDKSPAIDAGVPLASDWEDPLRSQDAGRPDIGAFPLGSTAWDVGVNGRMRVDGVAVDAPSVTPSPDGFVLQDPAVLGERFAARNEVKVAMVEGYPAFDAPLLSYVLRRQGATVEEFEKTWLPTTEYAQYHAVVITGDLARAKMEPHQFSADDLKRVRAYLEGGGVLLLTRGGRALFATAEGTNFLVEHAGEKPQRLSTDPLQLLLPKHAWTSHLQGRTPNWINDRNVSPLKATQGEKIIGGPDKATLLRLPLGKGSLIYVGWETAVSLPSGRDGSSVPEETRYEEQLQVLSKIAAAIVDR